In a genomic window of Spiroplasma melliferum:
- a CDS encoding Spiroplasmavirus-related protein: protein MKKTISLFSIFILGILSLVIPFITLTAFKPLNQQSYNVKQQSTGINETDFINTMFLRSTFFENWSETNYFINPTLKTSKSLIYNDKWYLDFLKDSYSTGISFDKPSDEFMDLYKNWDTYAKQYNIDKFYDVDKKQFLKELTNFSYSFAKYFNTVEVINKLEKSVDNLQLINLKFQNWKLINDPESEILDKDKTYIVIAGSKEKGYYLADWKKFDWKVYKYKSVYRWDGVGEPKTFEIDNNGNPIFWTDNQYQNTRSFLLKYINAIVQENIRVQQGGNPDYDDPNLGSQRIIFDFEIINNLDKTSTGIILTKKSIYRMILTIDEKKNIIAGSLELTHLKQYWNGSDYNSYRYTDDLGFLFVFMKNKENIFNFSAETYNYYQGNSPNTGKDVFEHMKGQIDINKFLKAFFAHALVPVFQNRSNFIESGYIDNLQYNTVLINFFGLKLVNFRDVLIDEKNTNKTQFEKLLNSMFTVSQNFYKDYLRTIFDLENNTYVQGYNKKYGLLANNGFKIYPRYFYFSDKYKQLDIKLYSAFKNRFYNTNYGNVFNYDFSVSNNYNINQNEGYVFEGALKDKYGLKYKKIEEQKIGYNVFELQAQKENDIYRYYDFNFGIYNWQEINNGGLFPDGQWWQAQYESCSWYNLACHIRNAAIWVVNNIPGVKQVNELASGVGKIFQTIYSFFNQTFEVWKFSPALYNTITNIFLLIIFMKFVRLI from the coding sequence ATGAAAAAAACAATATCTTTATTTTCAATATTTATTTTAGGTATTTTAAGCTTAGTTATTCCTTTTATTACTTTAACAGCATTTAAACCTTTAAATCAACAAAGTTATAATGTAAAGCAACAATCAACAGGTATCAATGAAACAGATTTTATTAATACAATGTTTTTACGTAGTACTTTTTTTGAAAATTGATCAGAAACGAATTATTTTATTAATCCGACTTTAAAAACATCAAAATCATTAATTTATAATGATAAGTGATATTTAGACTTTTTAAAAGATAGTTATTCAACTGGAATTTCATTCGACAAGCCTAGTGATGAGTTTATGGATTTATATAAAAATTGAGATACTTATGCTAAACAATATAACATTGATAAATTTTATGATGTTGATAAAAAACAATTTTTAAAAGAATTAACTAATTTTTCTTATTCTTTTGCCAAGTATTTTAATACTGTGGAAGTTATTAATAAATTAGAAAAAAGTGTTGATAATTTACAATTGATTAATTTAAAATTCCAAAATTGAAAGTTAATTAATGACCCTGAATCTGAAATTTTAGATAAAGATAAAACTTATATTGTAATTGCTGGGAGTAAAGAAAAAGGTTATTATTTAGCAGATTGAAAAAAATTTGATTGAAAAGTATACAAATATAAATCAGTTTATCGTTGGGATGGTGTTGGAGAGCCTAAAACATTTGAAATTGATAATAATGGTAATCCTATTTTTTGGACTGATAATCAATATCAAAATACTCGTTCTTTTTTATTAAAATATATTAATGCTATTGTGCAAGAAAATATTCGAGTTCAGCAAGGTGGTAACCCTGATTATGATGATCCAAATTTAGGTAGTCAAAGAATTATTTTTGATTTTGAAATTATTAATAATTTAGATAAAACTAGTACTGGTATAATTTTAACTAAAAAGTCAATTTATCGAATGATTTTAACGATTGATGAAAAGAAAAATATTATTGCTGGGAGTTTAGAGTTAACACACCTTAAGCAATATTGAAATGGTAGTGATTATAATAGTTATCGGTATACTGATGATTTAGGTTTTTTATTTGTTTTTATGAAAAATAAAGAAAATATATTTAATTTTAGTGCTGAAACATATAATTATTATCAAGGTAATAGTCCTAATACTGGTAAAGATGTTTTTGAACATATGAAAGGGCAAATTGATATTAATAAATTTTTAAAAGCATTTTTTGCGCATGCGTTGGTGCCAGTGTTTCAAAATCGTAGTAATTTTATTGAAAGTGGTTATATTGATAATTTACAATATAATACTGTTCTAATTAACTTTTTTGGTTTAAAGTTGGTTAATTTTAGAGATGTTTTAATTGATGAAAAAAATACTAATAAAACTCAATTTGAAAAGTTATTAAATAGTATGTTTACGGTTTCTCAAAATTTTTATAAAGATTATTTACGAACCATTTTTGATTTAGAAAATAATACTTATGTTCAAGGTTATAACAAGAAATATGGTTTGTTGGCTAACAATGGTTTTAAAATTTATCCACGTTATTTTTATTTTTCTGATAAATATAAGCAATTAGATATTAAATTATATTCTGCCTTCAAAAATCGGTTTTATAATACTAACTATGGTAATGTATTTAATTATGATTTTTCAGTTTCAAATAATTATAATATTAATCAAAATGAGGGTTATGTTTTTGAAGGTGCTTTAAAAGATAAATATGGTTTAAAATATAAAAAAATTGAAGAACAAAAAATTGGTTATAATGTTTTTGAATTACAAGCTCAAAAAGAAAATGATATTTATCGTTATTATGATTTTAATTTTGGTATTTATAATTGACAAGAAATTAATAATGGTGGATTGTTTCCTGATGGGCAATGATGACAAGCACAATATGAAAGTTGTAGTTGATATAATTTAGCATGTCATATTAGAAATGCAGCAATTTGAGTTGTTAATAATATTCCGGGTGTAAAACAAGTAAATGAGTTAGCAAGTGGTGTTGGTAAAATATTTCAAACAATATATAGTTTTTTTAATCAGACATTTGAGGTATGAAAATTTAGTCCAGCATTGTATAATACAATAACAAATATATTCCTATTAATTATATTTATGAAATTTGTACGATTAATATAA
- a CDS encoding Spiroplasmavirus-related protein: MIRLVLLVAAIAIFGTGFITVIINQLTSAKNIIMDLYNSDNWLLSLFGKMAILFSHPLMLTISSLYILAFIVSKTLYS, encoded by the coding sequence ATGATTAGATTAGTTTTATTAGTTGCAGCAATCGCTATTTTTGGGACAGGTTTTATAACAGTTATTATAAATCAATTAACATCAGCAAAAAATATTATTATGGATCTATATAATTCAGATAATTGGTTACTTTCGTTGTTTGGTAAAATGGCAATTTTATTTAGTCATCCACTAATGTTAACAATTTCAAGTTTATATATTCTTGCCTTTATTGTTTCTAAAACATTGTATAGTTAG
- a CDS encoding Spiroplasmavirus-related protein, with protein sequence MINFLTENNSNWDKIFSFIFDVFLFIFDVIWNTKLPMTNTTIAYFIIFFMIIKLSIYAIHGTSTQYNELGSTVKNSTSQLYSATARGVSDTKQGIQKHIKERKQFKINRNKQQLSSLAKQAKTREQAYRRIHK encoded by the coding sequence ATGATTAATTTTTTAACTGAAAACAACAGTAATTGAGACAAGATATTTAGCTTTATTTTTGATGTATTTTTGTTTATTTTTGATGTAATTTGAAACACTAAATTGCCAATGACAAATACAACGATTGCTTATTTTATAATCTTTTTTATGATCATTAAATTATCAATTTATGCTATTCATGGTACATCAACACAATATAATGAATTAGGTTCAACTGTTAAAAATAGCACATCACAATTATATTCTGCAACAGCTCGTGGAGTTTCTGATACTAAACAAGGTATACAAAAACACATTAAAGAGCGTAAGCAATTTAAAATTAATCGCAATAAACAACAATTATCAAGTTTAGCTAAACAAGCAAAAACGAGAGAACAAGCATATAGAAGGATACATAAATAA
- a CDS encoding Spiroplasmavirus-related protein, with product MKKFVFFLINFCYINGSMVLFSLIDLLIWIISLNYTGLVFWLLFALQCVYFVWWLWKNIFYQLNAFRLVNFVWDNPLSVIIGKLGTGKTLLLTYLSETMKLLTDKIYSNYPLEDDKVKVLTFKNLDFTDRTKPVPPDDSLILFDESFLYIDGTSPHDEKVTHRGKIPWIVLARHFGHRALFTAQREGMLWNNIRQLASGIIIPISLKKPIVKKGINFFNRFFIMRIGIFQDITDYEIWKTESVKRTAEGKRAKHRSDVGLGIRFFKIIIPLEIAQKYESKWLSFVRDLKNDDVSDTKEYYWTQLKDLTIKERLELLDIDILKKNLKPKKGSGKDD from the coding sequence ATGAAAAAGTTTGTATTTTTTCTAATAAATTTTTGTTATATTAATGGTTCAATGGTTTTGTTTAGTTTAATTGATTTATTAATTTGAATTATTTCATTAAATTATACCGGCTTAGTGTTTTGATTATTATTTGCTTTACAATGTGTTTATTTTGTTTGATGATTATGAAAAAATATTTTTTATCAGTTGAATGCTTTTCGTTTAGTAAATTTTGTTTGAGATAATCCTTTATCAGTAATTATTGGTAAATTAGGTACTGGTAAAACACTGCTTTTAACTTATTTGTCGGAAACAATGAAATTATTAACAGATAAAATTTATAGTAACTATCCATTAGAAGATGATAAAGTTAAAGTTTTAACTTTTAAGAATTTAGATTTTACAGATCGAACAAAACCAGTTCCCCCAGATGATAGTTTAATTTTGTTTGATGAGAGTTTTTTATATATTGACGGAACTAGTCCTCATGATGAAAAAGTAACTCATCGTGGTAAAATTCCTTGGATTGTATTAGCTAGACATTTTGGACATCGTGCTTTATTTACAGCTCAACGTGAAGGTATGCTTTGAAATAATATTCGCCAATTAGCTAGTGGAATTATTATTCCTATTTCTTTGAAAAAACCCATTGTTAAAAAAGGAATTAATTTTTTTAACAGATTTTTTATTATGCGAATTGGTATTTTTCAAGATATTACTGATTATGAAATTTGAAAAACCGAATCTGTCAAGCGTACAGCAGAGGGTAAACGTGCAAAACATAGATCTGATGTTGGATTAGGAATTCGGTTTTTTAAGATTATTATTCCATTAGAAATCGCCCAAAAGTATGAAAGTAAATGACTTTCATTTGTTCGTGATTTAAAAAATGATGATGTTTCAGATACTAAAGAGTATTATTGAACACAACTTAAAGATTTAACAATAAAAGAACGTTTAGAGTTATTAGACATTGATATTCTTAAGAAGAATTTAAAACCTAAAAAAGGAAGTGGTAAAGATGATTAA
- a CDS encoding Spiroplasmavirus-related protein codes for MAKDWEKLKEFFIHIFLFIDKSNVESITTWTLTQNEYLTMMVGIWIVILFLTWFLLWMIFKIVGYFK; via the coding sequence ATGGCAAAAGATTGAGAAAAATTAAAAGAGTTTTTTATTCATATATTTTTATTTATTGACAAATCTAACGTTGAAAGTATTACAACTTGGACTTTGACTCAAAATGAATATTTAACTATGATGGTTGGTATTTGAATTGTTATTTTATTTTTAACTTGGTTCTTATTGTGAATGATTTTTAAAATAGTTGGGTATTTTAAGTAA
- a CDS encoding Spiroplasmavirus-related protein, with protein MSFYKKNIDVENYFIRKEFIVFRTDKASFINLPNHNKHIGFWLSNKFIYPSKAHSDQVAIGLIYENSYPIVKYDENLKRHVWKHLTGTELINLYNQYKQNYFTQMKKALFPGEPKKLKTTNNNLTNWSDEKVEKLINDLKDLN; from the coding sequence GTGAGTTTTTATAAGAAAAATATTGATGTGGAGAATTATTTTATTCGAAAAGAATTTATAGTTTTTAGAACAGATAAAGCTTCATTTATTAATTTACCTAATCATAATAAACATATTGGTTTTTGGTTGAGTAATAAGTTTATTTATCCTAGTAAAGCACATTCTGATCAAGTAGCTATTGGTTTGATTTATGAGAATTCTTATCCTATTGTAAAGTATGATGAAAATTTAAAACGTCATGTGTGAAAACATTTAACTGGAACAGAATTAATCAATTTATATAATCAATATAAACAAAATTATTTTACACAAATGAAAAAAGCATTATTCCCCGGTGAACCTAAAAAACTAAAAACAACTAATAATAATTTAACAAATTGAAGTGATGAAAAAGTAGAAAAGTTAATTAATGATTTGAAAGATTTAAATTAA
- a CDS encoding DNA adenine methylase has product MQFLSPLSWVGGKTKADKFISSFFPNKIKRYVELFAGSAAIGLRLMFNDKVDEIILNDINSDLMTFWNDVKTNNIINKYPKFNSVEEAKNIYNSLPKFGKKGWETLFQNRLGWSGRENTTFSITRYELKYYDCLDRVKLCEYLLNKYNAILENKNYFEIIKIYDDKNTVFYLDPPYYIANVSAMYKHYKFDYEELLYFLKNIKGKFILSLNNCEYIKNLFSNFYQIEWEKIYDMKHKNKLIELGQELLIMNFKPNISRQLKLFKECD; this is encoded by the coding sequence ATGCAATTTTTAAGCCCTTTATCATGAGTCGGTGGAAAAACTAAAGCTGATAAATTTATATCTTCCTTTTTTCCCAACAAAATAAAAAGATATGTAGAATTATTTGCTGGTTCAGCTGCGATTGGTTTGCGTTTAATGTTTAATGACAAAGTAGATGAAATAATATTAAATGATATTAATTCTGATTTAATGACTTTTTGAAATGATGTAAAAACCAATAATATTATTAATAAATATCCCAAATTTAATTCTGTTGAAGAAGCTAAAAATATTTATAATTCGTTACCTAAATTTGGCAAAAAAGGTTGAGAAACTTTATTTCAAAATCGTTTAGGTTGAAGTGGTCGTGAAAATACTACTTTTTCAATTACACGTTATGAATTAAAATATTATGATTGTTTAGATCGTGTTAAATTATGTGAATATTTACTAAATAAATATAATGCAATTTTAGAAAATAAAAATTATTTTGAAATTATTAAAATTTATGATGATAAGAATACTGTTTTTTATTTAGATCCGCCTTATTATATTGCAAATGTTTCTGCTATGTATAAGCATTACAAATTTGATTATGAAGAATTATTGTATTTTTTAAAAAATATAAAAGGAAAATTTATTTTAAGTTTAAATAATTGTGAATATATTAAAAATTTGTTTAGTAATTTTTATCAAATTGAATGAGAAAAAATTTATGATATGAAACATAAAAATAAATTAATTGAATTAGGCCAAGAATTATTAATTATGAATTTTAAACCAAATATTTCTAGACAACTTAAACTTTTTAAGGAGTGTGATTAA
- a CDS encoding Spiroplasmavirus-related protein codes for MLGMYLTTAVNFLAADTPTISGGMDSIWSGLGQAMMKVKDAVYAVLPQLMTFLGDAWIILIPFGIWVIIKILNFFRVMVKGF; via the coding sequence ATGTTAGGTATGTATTTAACAACAGCTGTTAATTTTCTAGCTGCAGATACTCCTACTATTTCAGGTGGAATGGATTCTATTTGAAGTGGTTTAGGACAAGCTATGATGAAAGTTAAAGATGCTGTTTATGCAGTGTTACCCCAATTAATGACCTTTCTTGGTGATGCTTGAATTATTTTAATTCCATTTGGAATTTGAGTTATTATTAAGATTTTAAACTTTTTCCGTGTGATGGTTAAAGGCTTTTAA
- a CDS encoding chitinase, translated as MKRILYLLSAITLGGTTSLVTAVQTVTKSSPPSLVDILTTVNIGRIELNDEEHIRTSLRDLNNPIFSHPGFSEALVFDRITWNRATAHLEQSIIVEGNRLIPRLITFTIDFTADTFTLATLIPNRNLGVLDDNYSYTILTRLQEENPEIVSSELYLEVSEVYENRAIIRNINATWHRIGQPEIEVNFTTNNYILNSLIHNRNLGELRNNDEATIRTAIINANSNLQPNDIQQITDITNNSARIYGQLASTSGSIITLPTNRWGLSGNRWRPALSNEDTRAYEQIFENAIIVHFTLGEEANYATIRPDENASYETIAPNDNHIYETIRPSSHTNAPPPASTQTTVEKITKQNIHDSMKSYNTALKIEKEKHLVKINEHYANLSEQEQEEFNNKIRTIGLTATNLGISGTGLLTLSKVTNTSPIKGLRMSANYLKNMMSSARTSAAIETEEAVELTPLLSTSAPEGLAAAETLTTVEATTVGATEATVIGTEATISTALAPETVGLSLIIGVFIAAGTGIIYWLFSSSEKPTVVKHQSDNQYNEIEKYYQFLAHDKLKISISTKEWDLIKKIFQENYYDFNGFKQKVKTQILGFHQEDHSGWGGAISSADIDILIQTMFYHFTTINKYFVLTNQHGWKIVTNTIGSYLQFEPE; from the coding sequence ATGAAAAGAATTTTATATTTATTAAGTGCTATAACATTAGGAGGAACAACATCATTAGTAACGGCAGTTCAAACAGTAACAAAGTCTTCACCCCCATCATTAGTTGATATTTTAACAACAGTCAACATTGGAAGGATTGAACTTAATGATGAAGAACATATTCGTACTAGTTTACGTGATTTAAATAATCCAATTTTTTCTCACCCAGGTTTTAGTGAAGCTTTAGTATTTGATCGTATTACATGAAATAGAGCAACAGCACATTTAGAACAAAGCATTATCGTAGAAGGAAATAGATTAATCCCGCGTCTTATTACTTTTACTATTGATTTTACTGCAGATACTTTTACTTTAGCTACTCTAATTCCAAATCGAAATTTAGGAGTTCTTGATGATAATTATTCATATACAATTTTAACAAGATTACAAGAAGAAAATCCTGAAATAGTATCTTCAGAATTATATTTAGAAGTATCAGAAGTATATGAAAATCGTGCAATAATTCGTAACATTAATGCGACATGACATCGGATTGGACAACCAGAAATTGAAGTTAATTTTACAACAAATAATTATATTTTAAATTCTTTAATCCATAATCGTAATTTAGGAGAATTAAGAAACAATGATGAAGCAACAATTAGAACAGCAATTATTAATGCAAATTCAAATTTGCAACCAAATGATATTCAACAGATTACTGATATTACTAATAATAGTGCGCGAATTTATGGACAACTTGCCTCAACTAGCGGTTCAATTATAACTTTACCAACTAATAGATGAGGATTATCAGGTAATAGGTGACGTCCAGCCTTGAGCAATGAAGATACGAGGGCTTATGAACAAATTTTTGAAAATGCTATTATTGTTCATTTTACATTAGGAGAAGAAGCAAATTATGCAACAATTAGGCCAGATGAAAATGCGAGTTATGAAACAATTGCACCAAATGATAATCACATTTATGAAACAATTAGGCCATCTTCACATACGAATGCTCCACCACCTGCTTCAACTCAAACTACAGTTGAAAAAATAACAAAACAAAATATTCATGATAGTATGAAGTCTTATAATACTGCATTAAAAATAGAGAAAGAAAAACATTTAGTTAAAATAAATGAACATTATGCTAATTTGTCTGAACAAGAACAAGAAGAATTTAATAATAAAATACGTACAATTGGTCTAACTGCAACAAACTTAGGAATTTCAGGGACTGGATTATTAACGCTTTCAAAGGTTACAAATACTTCGCCAATTAAAGGTTTAAGAATGAGTGCTAACTATCTTAAAAATATGATGTCTTCTGCTCGTACTAGTGCAGCAATAGAAACTGAAGAAGCAGTGGAATTAACACCTTTATTATCAACAAGTGCTCCAGAAGGATTAGCAGCAGCTGAGACATTAACAACGGTAGAAGCAACGACAGTTGGAGCAACTGAAGCAACCGTTATTGGAACTGAAGCGACGATTAGTACCGCATTAGCTCCTGAGACGGTAGGATTATCATTAATCATTGGTGTGTTTATTGCTGCGGGAACAGGAATTATCTATTGATTATTTAGTTCTAGTGAAAAGCCTACTGTTGTTAAACACCAATCGGATAATCAATATAATGAAATTGAAAAATATTATCAATTTTTAGCACATGATAAATTAAAAATTAGTATTTCTACTAAGGAATGAGATTTAATTAAGAAAATTTTTCAAGAAAATTATTATGATTTTAATGGATTTAAACAAAAGGTTAAAACGCAAATTCTTGGTTTTCATCAAGAGGATCATAGTGGCTGAGGGGGAGCAATTTCATCAGCTGATATTGATATTTTAATTCAAACTATGTTTTATCATTTTACAACAATAAATAAATATTTTGTATTAACAAACCAACATGGTTGAAAAATTGTAACAAATACAATTGGAAGTTATTTACAATTTGAACCAGAATAA